The Daucus carota subsp. sativus chromosome 7, DH1 v3.0, whole genome shotgun sequence genome window below encodes:
- the LOC108195800 gene encoding cytochrome P450 72A15 produces MDAALASIVFSVIALGILRYTIILANKYWFRPKQLEKRLRDLGFRGNPYRIIFGDIKDVEGMRAQVTSEPMELSDDVASRILPYHNHLVQTYGKKYILWFGVKPRLGIMDPALVKEILSRPSDFQKPRKDQMAEVLGGGLFTTEGSVWTKHKKILNPSFHIEKIKNMVPSIVDSCTEMMNKWNVSLDAKESVEVDMLPEVEALTFNIMCNALVVGRSIEETEKIHKLRLKVNQQAEKLAKLMIFPGWWNLPTKDVKILKDAHREIGILTKQVVTKRLEAMKKGASNPGDMLGSMLDAYQDETSGFTLEDVIEECRSFHFVGPETTSRSLVWVLYVLSHYPEWQEKAREEILQVFGDQKPNVQGLSQLKIVTMIVYEVLRLYPPTGVIHRSISKDTKLGDMVIPGWVQLTIPITLINHDPDIWGEDVKQFKPERFAEGVFNSKMQSIFLAFAGGPRKCIGQSMAMVTAKFVIATILQRYRLELSPSYLHAPKHSFLLIPQHGMKLVVSKRV; encoded by the exons ATGGATGCAGCACTTGCTTCTATCGTATTCTCGGTAATAGCCCTTGGCATTCTACGCTACACAATCATCCTAGCAAACAAATATTGGTTTAGGCCAAAGCAACTCGAGAAGCGGCTGAGGGATCTAGGGTTCCGGGGAAATCCTTACAGGATCATCTTTGGAGACATAAAAGATGTGGAGGGAATGAGAGCACAAGTCACATCCGAGCCTATGGAACTCTCCGACGACGTGGCGTCTCGAATTCTACCGTATCACAACCATCTGGTCCAGACGTATG GAAAAAAGTATATCTTGTGGTTTGGCGTGAAACCAAGGCTGGGCATAATGGATCCGGCGCTAGTGAAGGAGATCCTATCCAGACCAAGCGATTTCCAAAAGCCAAGAAAAGATCAAATGGCTGAGGTGCTTGGAGGTGGACTCTTCACTACTGAGGGTAGTGTATGGACTAAACACAAGAAGATTCTTAACCCTAGTTTTCACATTGAGAAGATTAAG AACATGGTACCATCAATTGTGGACAGCTGCACGGAAATGATGAACAAGTGGAACGTGTCATTAGACGCGAAGGAATCCGTTGAGGTTGATATGTTGCCAGAAGTAGAGGCTTTAACATTCAATATAATGTGCAATGCACTTGTAGTAGGCCGGAGTATCGAAGAAACAGAAAAGATACATAAACTCCGGCTTAAGGTGAACCAACAAGCAGAAAAACTAGCAAAGCTCATGATCTTTCCGGGATGGTG GAATCTACCAACTAAGGATGTGAAGATTTTGAAGGACGCTCATAGAGAAATTGGAATTCTAACAAAGCAAGTGGTGACTAAGAGGCtggaagcaatgaagaaagGAGCAAGTAATCCTGGTGATATGTTGGGTTCAATGTTGGACGCTTATCAAGATGAAACAAGTGGATTTACTCTAGAGGATGTGATTGAAGAGTGTAGAAGTTTTCACTTCGTAGGACCCGAAACTACATCACGGTCATTAGTATGGGTACTCTATGTGCTGAGCCACTATCCGGAATGGCAAGAAAAAGCAAGAGAAGagattttgcaggtttttgGAGATCAAAAGCCCAATGTCCAAGGACTAAGCCAACTCAAGATT GTGACAATGATTGTGTACGAAGTATTGAGATTATATCCACCAACTGGTGTGATTCACCGATCTATCTCCAAAGATACCAAGTTAGGAGATATGGTTATACCAGGCTGGGTCCAGCTCACCATACCCATAACCTTAATAAATCACGACCCTGATATCTGGGGAGAGGATGTGAAACAGTTCAAACCCGAAAGATTTGCAGAAGGCGTTTTCAACTCAAAGATGCAATCCATATTCTTAGCATTCGCAGGAGGTCCTCGAAAATGTATTGGACAAAGTATGGCAATGGTGACAGCCAAATTTGTGATCGCAACTATCTTGCAACGCTACCGCTTAGAGCTTTCTCCCTCGTATTTGCATGCTCCCAAACATTCCTTCCTCCTCATACCTCAGCATGGAATGAAACTTGTTGTGAGCAAACGTGTCTAG
- the LOC108194904 gene encoding protein FAR1-RELATED SEQUENCE 5-like — protein sequence MCFTGSVCGDSSRISSSVTDDVSVDNSSNESEGVACSRISPGGNSYYVPVVDAVFIPYADQRFESLDKCFKFYKEYGRYSGFDVRKGCDKKDEHGTTILKHFVCSREGFNELFRGKVVKGRRTVSRRCGCKARIVVKLVQLNSYAVFNFVEEHNHPLVEESCRQFLKVNREMTMGLRSIVFDAAKVNIGCSKSFSLAKEMYGGYSNVGATLRDFRNFNRDLKEYVGEKDGQMIIDKFKVMQETSSSFYYAYDVDSAGHLTKLFWADPVGRKNFEIFGDAVSFDATFDTNKYNMVFAPFTGVDKHDRCVTFAACLLSHESVSDYSWAFEQLVKAMGRNPVIIITDQCPAMKVAVPAVFSDANGLVPTKHRLCMWHIMNKFPIKLGNRLCKETDFMEKMKKFIWSSILEIDEFEKGWEEVIKEFKLEGNKWLQDMYEIRSSWIPAYFRNDPMFGLLRTTSRSESENFFFSQFHRQGDSLCEFWIRYQSAMDRQRNERKRLDNESNSSVPTSVSTWFIEDDAAKLFTRSIFYKVQEEIIASCLDMQIKRMSDEVDGVTNFEIRDVKVQDKLFKVSVSRNHVVCSCKKFVMCGIVCRHSFCGLKHIGVTKFPRSLVLNRWMKIAESGTSLSSVSNDYFKMEHVSMKLTDIWYDFRQVVDKAGVQTDRLDYVHKVIKQLNTDLDSQGVDVDFTKRDHMAAMVGEEPGGDLTVLAPNVCKNKGNFFKRLISEREKVVIKSKKRIRKCKECSAVTHDLRTCPNRKKGDS from the exons ATGTGTTTTACAGGATCTGTTTGTGGTGATTCGTCTCGGATCAGTAGCTCTGTTACAGATGATGTGAGCGTAGATAATAGCTCAAATGAGAGTGAAGGTGTTGCATGCTCTAGAATATCTCCTGGTGGTAATAGCTATTATGTACCTGTTGTTGATGCTGTTTTTATTCCTTATGCTGATCAGAGATTTGAAAGCCTAGATAAatgttttaagttttataaGGAGTATGGTAGATATAGTGGTTTTGATGTTCGAAAAGGATGTGATAAGAAGGATGAACATGGCACTACTATTTTGAAGCATTTTGTATGTAGTAGAGAAGGGTTTAATGAGTTGTTTCGGGGTAAAGTTGTGAAAGGGCGAAGGACTGTTTCTCGGAGGTGTGGGTGCAAAGCAAGAATAGTTGTGAAGTTAGTGCAGTTGAATAGTTATGCTGTGTTTAATTTTGTGGAGGAACATAATCATCCTTTAGTTGAAGAAAGTTGTAGGCAGTTTTTGAAAGTAAATAGGGAGATGACTATGGGTTTGAGAAGTATTGTTTTTGATGCGGCAAAAGTGAATATTGGTTGCAGCAAGAGTTTTAGCTTGGCAAAGGAAATGTACGGTGGTTATTCAAATGTAGGTGCTACCTTGCGTGACTTTAGAAATTTTAATCGAGATTTAAAAGAATATGTAGGGGAGAAAGATGGGCAGATGATCATAGACAAGTTTAAGGTGATGCAGGAGACTTCATCGTCGTTTTATTATGCTTATGATGTTGATTCTGCCGGCCATTTGACAAAGCTTTTTTGGGCTGATCCTGTTGGTcgtaaaaattttgaaatatttggtgATGCGGTATCATTTGATGCGACGTTTGATACTAATAA ATATAATATGGTTTTCGCGCCATTCACTGGTGTGGACAAACACGACAGATGTGTTACATTTGCAGCGTGTCTTTTATCACATGAAAGTGTTAGTGATTATAGTTGGGCTTTTGAACAATTGGTGAAGGCGATGGGAAGAAATCCGGTGATTATTATTACTGACCAATGCCCTGCCATGAAGGTAGCAGTTCCTGCAGTGTTTTCTGACGCTAATGGTTTGGTGCCTACAAAGCATAGACTATGTATGTGGCACATTATGAACAAATTTCCGATAAAG CTTGGTAATCGTTTGTGCAAGGAGACAGATTTTATGGAAAAAATGAAGAAGTTTATTTGGTCTTCGATTTTAGAGATTGATGAATTTGAGAAAGGTTGGGAGGAAGTTATAAAGGAGTTCAAATTAGAGGGGAACAAGTGGTTGCAGGATATGTACGAAATTAGGAGTTCCTGGATTCCAGCATACTTCAGGAATGATCCAATGTTTGGTTTGTTGAGAACCACGTCAAGGTCAGAGAGTGAGAATTTCTTTTTCTCACAGTTTCACAGGCAAGGCGACAGTTTATGTGAATTTTGGATTCGATATCAGAGTGCGATGGACAGGCAGAGGAATGAAAGAAAGAGGTTGGATAATGAATCAAATTCTAGCGTTCCTACATCAGTGTCTACATGGTTCATTGAAGATGATGCTGCAAAACTGTTCACACGCTCAATTTTCTATAAGGTTCAGGAGGAGATCATTGCGTCTTGTTTAGATATGCAGATCAAACGTATGAGTGATGAGGTTGATGGAGTTACTAATTTTGAGATTAGGGATGTTAAAGTGCAAGATAAACTGTTTAAG GTTTCCGTGAGTAGAAATCATGTAGTTTGCTCTTGCAAGAAATTTGTTATGTGTGGTATTGTGTGTAGGCACTCATTTTGTGGGTTGAAACACATCGGAGTTACTAAGTTTCCTAGGAGTCTTGTTTTGAATCGCTGGATGAAAATCGCTGAATCTGGGACTTCATTAAGTTCTGTTTCTAATGACTATTTCAAGATGGAGCATGTATCCATGAAGTTGACAGATATTTGGTATGATTTTCGCCAAGTGGTAGACAAAGCTGGTGTGCAAACAGATAGGCTTGATTATGTTCACAAGGTTATAAAACAGTTGAATACTGATCTTGACAGTCAAGGGGTGGATGTTGATTTTACAAAGAGGGATCACATGGCTGCTATGGTTGGGGAAGAGCCTGGAGGAGATTTGACCGTTCTTGCACCGAATGTTTGTAAGAACAAGGGGAATTTTTTTAAGAGACTGATTAGCGAAAGGGAGAAAGTTGTGATCAAATCAAAGAAAAGAATACGAAAATGCAAGGAATGTAGCGCAGTTACTCATGATTTGAGAACTTGTCCAAATAGGAAGAAAGGCGATtcatga
- the LOC108196898 gene encoding cytochrome P450 72A15 — protein sequence MDAAIASIVFSVLALGILSYTIKLANKYWFRPKQVEKRLRDIGFGGNPYRIIFGDAKDVEGMRAEVTSKPMELSDDVASRILPYHNHLVQKYGKKYFMWFGPKARIGIMDPALVKEILSRPNDFRKPSKDQMAEVLVGGLFTSEGNVWAKHKKVLNPSFHIEKIKNMVPSIVDSCTEMMNKWNVSLDAKESVEVDMWPEVEALTFNIMCNTLVVGRSIEETQKIYKLRVKVNQQAAKLAKLMIFPGWWNLPTKELKILKEAHREIGILIKQGVTKRLEAMKNGASNPGDMLGLMLEAYQDETSGFTLEDVIEECRSFHFIGPESTARSLVWVLYVLSHYPEWQEKAREEILQVFGDQKPNVEGLSQLKIVTMIVYEVLRLYPPTSMVHRSISKDTKLGDMVLPGWVQITIPITLMNHDPDIWGEDVKQFKPERFAEGVFNSKMQSIFLAFAGGPRKCIGQSMAMVTDKFVIATILQRYILELSPSYLHAPKHSFLLIPQHGMKLVVRKRV from the exons ATGGATGCAGCAATTGCTTCTATTGTATTCTCAGTACTAGCCCTTGGCATTCTAAGTTACACAATCAAACTAGCCAACAAATATTGGTTTAGGCCAAAGCAAGTGGAGAAGCGGCTGAGAGATATAGGGTTCGGAGGAAACCCTTACAGGATCATCTTTGGAGACGCAAAAGATGTGGAGGGAATGAGAGCAGAGGTCACCTCCAAGCCTATGGAACTCTCCGACGACGTGGCATCTCGAATTCTACCGTATCACAACCATCTGGTCCAGAAGTATG GAAAAAAGTACTTCATGTGGTTTGGTCCAAAAGCAAGGATTGGCATAATGGATCCGGCGCTAGTGAAGGAGATTCTGTCCAGACCTAACGATTTCCGAAAGCCAAGCAAAGATCAAATGGCTGAGGTGCTTGTAGGTGGACTCTTTACTAGTGAGGGTAATGTATGGGCTAAACACAAGAAGGTTCTTAACCCTAGTTTTCACATTGAGAAGATTAAG AACATGGTACCATCAATTGTGGACAGCTGCACGGAAATGATGAACAAGTGGAACGTGTCACTAGACGCGAAGGAATCAGTTGAGGTTGATATGTGGCCAGAAGTAGAGGCTTTAACATTCAATATAATGTGCAATACACTTGTAGTTGGCCGGAGTATTGAAGAAACACAAAAGATATATAAACTCCGGGTTAAGGTGAACCAACAAGCAGCCAAACTAGCAAAGCTCATGATCTTTCCCGGATGGTG GAATCTACCAACTAAGGAGCTGAAGATTTTGAAAGAAGCTCATAGAGAAATTGGGATTCTAATAAAGCAAGGGGTGACTAAGAGACTGGAAGCAATGAAAAATGGAGCAAGTAATCCTGGTGATATGTTGGGCTTAATGTTGGAGGCTTATCAAGATGAAACAAGTGGATTTACTCTAGAGGATGTGATTGAAGAGTGTAGAAGTTTTCACTTCATTGGACCCGAGTCTACAGCACGGTCATTGGTATGGGTACTCTATGTTCTGAGCCACTATCCGGAATGGCAAGAAAAAGCAAGAGAAGagattttgcaggtttttggagatcagaagcCCAATGTTGAAGGACTGAGCCAACTCAAGATT GTGACAATGATTGTGTACGAGGTACTAAGATTATATCCACCAACTAGTATGGTTCACCGATCTATCTCCAAAGATACAAAGTTAGGAGACATGGTTCTACCAGGCTGGGTCCAGATTACCATACCCATAACCTTAATGAATCACGACCCTGATATCTGGGGTGAGGATGTGAAACAGTTCAAGCCCGAAAGATTTGCAGAAGGCGTTTTCAACTCAAAGATGCAATCCATATTCTTAGCATTCGCAGGAGGTCCTCGAAAATGCATTGGACAAAGCATGGCAATGGTGACAGATAAATTTGTGATCGCAACTATTTTACAACGCTACATATTAGAGCTTTCTCCCTCGTATCTGCATGCTCCCAAACATTCCTTCCTCCTCATACCTCAGCATGGAATGAAACTTGTTGTGCGCAAACGTGTCTAG